TAACATTTGATGATGGTTTAGCTTTATTGTTAGCGGTATTTGAATCTTTGGTGGCTGCTGAATTTGGTTTAGCATTTTCATTGTTTTGAGCATCATTTGTATTTTGGAGATCCTCATGTTCATGTTGTTCCATATCTTTAGTTGCTGCCATTTTGTTGGCATGATCTTTAGCATCCTTTTCAAACCATTTTTGTtgatcttgttgttgtttttgactTACTATAACCTTATTGACATAGATATTAGCTGAATCGGTAACAATGAATTCACCAGCTTCATTAAATTGTTGCTTGGCAGAATCTTTTGGAGAAAGGTTTGCAAATGATTGAGATTCTCCTTGAATGGTTAAAacatgtttattattatctcttACATGGAAATTAATTCTATCACCttgttcaatatttaattcaaaactTTCACCTTTTGATAATGAAACAATATGATCTCTTGCAAATACTCCATTATGTGCTGCATAAATAACTAAAAGAAATGCTGCTAATAAtctcattttttttctttttttattgtaataaattaattattatttaattatatttttttttttttttttttttttttttgttaaaaacctttaaataataaattaattaatatttttatttataatcaattttttatttatatttttattattttgtttattttttttttttttttggtaagacttactttcaaatttaatttttagataaataataaattgtttttatgtataataattatcaatgagaaaaaaaaaaaataatgtaaaaaaaaataaatgaaaagaaaaaaacaattaaaaatataattaaaaaatatttaccaaataattaattatttttgatttttttttttttttttttaattttacaacatttaataattgtatttgtttaacaatttatttattatctttttttttttttttttttttttttttttttggttttctATCATATGAATTTCAATGGAAAAAAATAGTACTTGTGGGTGAATGTgtgtaataattttgaaagtgTGTTTAATAATATCTGTTTTCAAGAATTATCTTATtctacaattttttttttttcttcaaattTTGTATTCcaatgaaataaatataaaaatgaaacaattaataaataataaacccaTTTTCAAGAATACAAATtaaccacttttttttttttttttttttgctcgCACTATTAGTTATTAACTCAAACCCCCACTTCACTCCCACTCCCCCTCCCACTACTTTTCAAACATTTTACAACTCATTGAatgaaaattgttttttttttttttcttttttttccaaactcaaaaaaaaaaaaaaaataataattattaatattaatagtgctcaaaagaaaaaaattatatttaaataaataaaaaaaaaataaaaataaaaagaataaaatgatttttcttttttttcagagTGTAGTATCTACatgtttaaatattaataatatataaaaatataattatatatgcatatatattattaatatttttacatGAAAAAACTACACTCCCAGGAAAAATGAGAAATCATCTATAATCttggttatttttatttattttttttattttttttattttttttttttttggtgccaaccaattttttattttaaacattttattgGTTTCGGtaagtggaaaaaaaaaaattttaaaaaataaaaaaatcttctTTTAAGAGATTTTCCCAGCATATATATTAGGTTAACAATTgtataattgaataaataaatgtgtCAATTCATGGAATCCATTATTTTTGATCTATTAGGAGTTTTAAATCTTTGAATaacttaaaaataaaatgtgagatttaattttttttttttttttttttttttaacgtttgattgattaaacaaaaaataggTATCACTATgtcttttttgtttttttttattttttattatttttttttttttttttttgtgaagaGTAAAATCACTTTAATTTCAGATTTgggtggaaaaaaaaaaatgttattatttatacaaaaaataaaaaaaataatgttatATAGaaggtgaaaataataatgataaaaaaaaaaaaaaaaaaaaaacacaactTCTAAAATAGCAAAACCACCACTCTATATCAATTGAAACAATTTTGATTtgtttataataatgattatttttatttttttttttttttattttttttttatttttatttttttatttttttttttttttcaaaaaaaaaaaaaaaaaaaaaattaattggcTAAAACTGATTCACTattgtggtttttttttttttaaaagaaataaattaattttattttattttttgtaattttttttttttttttttttttttttttacactttttcattttctcttTTAACGTTctacattttattatttattatttattatttattattattttttcatattatttatattatattttctttgaaaaaaaaaaaaaaatagaaaaaaaaaatagtgtcCCAATcccaattgaaaaaaaaaaaaaattccaacaatttttcagatttttttttagttcgCCTATATAAAAcgttttataaataaatacactTTATTCgaagtaattaaaaaaataaaaaaaaaatggataccACTGTTGGTGAAGACCATGGTAAGTTTTTTTctaatcacttttttttttattttttatttttttttttatttttatttcgtCTGGATTGGATCTTTTATTTTgacccctttttttttttttttaacttttaaaatttttttattttttttattttctatttttttttattttttattttttgaaaacagATAAAAGAAAGACAGCACCACCAGGGGCAGTAAATaatccaacaacaacatcatcatcatcatcatcatcatcatcatcatcatcatcatcatcatcatcatcatcatcatcatcatcgtcatcgtcatcgtcatcgtcatcatcatcacaatcaccaacaacatcaacaacaaaaataccAAATAGAGTATCAATGATTGCAAAATCCTCAACTGCATCATCATCTGATAgctctttaaataatacagcaacaacaacaaaaccaacTCAATTTGGAAGATCAGCATCAATGATAGTTCctaaaaatcaaattgagcagcaacaacaaccacaacaacaacaacaatcgcaacaacaatcatcatcaccagaTGTTTCAACAGAAAAGAAAATCCCACCAAAAGTAACACCAAGATcatctttatcaattaataaagtaCCAActacaacctcaacaacttcaacttcaacttcaacaacaacaacaacaacagcaccCCAACCAAAATCACAAtcaacattatcaattaataaagcaaatacatcaccaccatcatcatcatcaaaattaTCAGCATCAATTTCAGCAAATGGTGGTACAACACTTACAGAATCAAATAGTTTAGAGAGTATTAATGATACTTCTAGTGATGGATCAGAGttgaataaatatttaaatgatgatgatcatcaaaccaatgaaaataatgatgaagatgaagaagatgatgatgaaattgaggAAGAGGAAGAAATGCATGATAACTTTTTAAAGGAATTAGGTTTAGGTGACCGTGATACTATTAATGCATTAAAAGAacaagaaagaaaagaaatggAATTATTAGCAGGTGGTAAAGCATTTAGAATCACTAGAAGTTTTGTTGGTGTTCAAAATAATACTAGAGATAGATCAGCATCATTATTCGATCGTAATATTGGTGGTTCAAGTAATTTAATTGGtagtggtgttggtggtacTAGAGTTGTATCATCAATGGTAACACCAtcacagcaacaacaacaacaacaacaacaacaacaacaacaacaacaacaacaacaacaaggaGGAGGTAATAGAATGATAACTCATAGTAAACCACCAGTTTCAAATAGTACTAAACCTTCTCCAACTATTAatactactaataataacactacaacaccaacaccaacaccaacaccaacaaatcaacaaccatcatcattatcaacatcaccaactAAATCAGGAATTCAATCAGTACAAATGAAAACTCAAAGTGGTAGAGTTATAAATAATCCAAGAATATCAGTTATGATTCATCAACGTGCACCACCAAAaaaaccattaccaccaactCCACCAGTTAGAAAACCACCACCATCTGCAGCAATATCTGAAAATCCTGCAATTATAAAagcaacaataacaattCAAAGAGCATATAGACGTTATAAAGAATGtttaccattaattaaattaagtaagttttatttttattattattattattaattatatatatatataaatatgtatatataaatttattaatttttttaattttttttttaatttttttaatttttttttattttagaattattGTATAGATATAGATGGAATATTGTTCAAGAAATTTATAATACAGAAAAAACTTATATATCAACATTGAAACAATTATCAACACATTTTATAGAACCATTAAGAAAGAGTTCATTAATTAGTCAAGAAGatgttaaatttatatttggtGGTATTGATAGTATTAGTGCAATTAATAATACCCTAATGAATGATATTGAATCAGTATTGGATAAATGGACACCTTATTCAGTGTTGGGTAGTTGTTTTACAACGATGggtgtttatttaaaagcaTACACTGATTATGTTAAAAACTTTGATTTTGGACTTCAACGTATTTGTCAATGTGGAAAGGATTCAAAATTTACAGCATTCATTAAAGCGGCCGAAGAGAAAACTGTACCACGTTCAAGATtggaatcattattaatcaCACCAGTTCAACGTATTCCAAGATATGTACTCTTATTACAAGATCTCTTAAAACATACTGAAGTATCTCATCCTGATTTCCCTCATTTAACAAAAGCTTTAGAATTGGTTAAAAATATTGCAATGTCAATTAATGATACAAAGAGACAATCtgataattctttaaaagttgttgaagttcaaaataaattaattggaaAATGTCCTGtaagtaaatttaaaaaaattttaaaaaatattttaaaaattattaaaattttaatattaatattaatatatattttaccAATAAGAATCTTGTTATTGCAGATAGAAGATATGTTTATGAAGGTTATATATTAGTTGGTGATGTTTCAAGTAAATCAAAAAGAGTCTacgtatttttatttaatgatattttaattttctcaaaaccaacaacaaacaaaatatttaatagtaaaactaaatttaaatttttaaaatgtgaAGATTTATTTCCAAGTCCAATGTTAACTGATATACCAAATAATCGTatgttaatttaattttcaaaaattaataactttatatttatatttattttcaaaattctaaaaattttatactttttattttttatttttttttttattatttagctTTATGGACaaattgttttgaaattatattacaatcagttgaattaaaattttttgcaGAAACTCCAGAATCAAAAGTTGTATGGTTATCACAACTTCAAAAAGTTTTTAGTGATATTGGTActcaacaaattaaaaatgaaagtaagtaaaataaaaatcattatttatttattattattttatttaaataatattaatatattttttttttttattttaattagaattagtaaattataaaaaagcaGAAGAAAAagcaaatgattttaaaaagtttatagATTATCAATATACatcattgaaattaaaaggtAAAACTGGAAGAGGTGCAACAAtgtcattaaataatatggAAGATGCCAttccatcatcaccaacaccACAACCTCAAACACAACCACAAAGTAATAATGAAGTTAGTGAGAATGGTAATGGATTAGATGTTCAAAATGAACAACCACAattaatacaacaacaatcatcaccatcattatcaaattcagCATCATCAACTCCATCACCACAAAATCAATCACCACAATTACAATCTCAAACTGATCCACAATTAAGACAATATCCAAATTTATGTAAGTTTATTTCatgaaaagatatttttttttttttttttttttttttttttttttttttttttttttttttttttttttggaaaaaggTGGAAAAAGGTggaaaactaataataataattgttttattaatagtGAGACAAACAACATTCCATAAAATGTCTTATCAAACTAGAATGGAAGCAATTAAAGATGCAGAAGAACAAActaatatattaaaacaaGAAGAACAAACCAAACAAGAATTATTGAAACAAGAAGAACAAACCAAACAAGATTTATTAACAAAACAAACCAATGAAGAGAATAAGAAAACTCATAAGgatcaattaaatgaaatttataaatctgGTACTGGTAGTGGTATGGTAGGAACTGTTGGAAGATCATTCTTTAAACCAGCCAATAATGGCGGTATTGCTGGTGGTGAAAATGTTGAACCTTCAAACGAACAAAAATATGAAACCTTGAAAGGAACTAAAGCAACCACTAGCGCAccttcattaaataaaatattttcaatagtatcatcaacttcaaaagaaaaagaaaaagaaaaggaaaaagaaaaggagaaagaaaaagaaaaagagagagAAAGAAAACAAACAATGCAAAAATCTtctctaaatttaaaagctTTAAATTCTGAATTatcttctttaaataataataataataatattattaaaaaataataataataataataataataataattatatatatatataaaatcaaGAATGATAAAGAtgtaaaatttaaacaaataaaaaaaaaaaaaaaacaatctgTACTactacaaatttaaataccttttttttttttttttttttttatttgtttaaaaaaaaaaaaaactaaagtTCGTACATTTATTgtgtttatttctttttatgattatttttattattattattattattattattattattattattattattattattattattattattattattattattattattattattattattattattattcatgtGTTAAACATGATTATTGAGTTTGTTAAAATctctatttaaattttattcatGCATGGAATCATCTTcactttcattattattggttgatGTCGTGGTTGTGGTAGTTGTTGTGTTTTGatcatcaatattatcatcatcttcctCACTAttttgctgttgttgttccATTTCTCTTTTAagttctttatctttttcataAGAATCATCATCggtttttaattcaaatctACAAACTGGACAACTAttatgctttttttttttatagaaaaTGAAGGGAATGTGttagtatttatttttttattttttttattttttattttttttttaataattacttGTTCTAACCAAGGTAATATACACTCAGGATGATATAAATGTTGACATGGTAGTTCTATATAATCATCACCCCATTTGAATTCATCTTTACAGACTGCACAATCAACTTTTTGATCAACGATTGTTTGATCAACTCTatctctttttaatttttcaatttcttctttaGATGCAGGTGGTGtacctttttttttgcttGCTTGAAAcattctatttaaaaaacctTGCCAGTCACCCCCttgaaaataatcatttgGGTTACCGACATAACCTCTGGCGCCAccgccaccaccaccacccaTAACACCAAATCCACCCATTGAGGGTACTCCACCTAATAATTgtgatatattaaataaaacttgaTCAATTTCTACTGCTTGTGGCATTTGtaaaccaaaatcaaaatcatcctcactactatcattattttcaacatcAC
This region of Dictyostelium discoideum AX4 chromosome 3 chromosome, whole genome shotgun sequence genomic DNA includes:
- the gxcS gene encoding RhoGEF domain-containing protein (pleckstrin homology (PH) domain-containing protein) yields the protein MDTTVGEDHDKRKTAPPGAVNNPTTTSSSSSSSSSSSSSSSSSSSSSSSSSSSSSSSSSQSPTTSTTKIPNRVSMIAKSSTASSSDSSLNNTATTTKPTQFGRSASMIVPKNQIEQQQQPQQQQQSQQQSSSPDVSTEKKIPPKVTPRSSLSINKVPTTTSTTSTSTSTTTTTTAPQPKSQSTLSINKANTSPPSSSSKLSASISANGGTTLTESNSLESINDTSSDGSELNKYLNDDDHQTNENNDEDEEDDDEIEEEEEMHDNFLKELGLGDRDTINALKEQERKEMELLAGGKAFRITRSFVGVQNNTRDRSASLFDRNIGGSSNLIGSGVGGTRVVSSMVTPSQQQQQQQQQQQQQQQQQQQGGGNRMITHSKPPVSNSTKPSPTINTTNNNTTTPTPTPTPTNQQPSSLSTSPTKSGIQSVQMKTQSGRVINNPRISVMIHQRAPPKKPLPPTPPVRKPPPSAAISENPAIIKATITIQRAYRRYKECLPLIKLKLLYRYRWNIVQEIYNTEKTYISTLKQLSTHFIEPLRKSSLISQEDVKFIFGGIDSISAINNTLMNDIESVLDKWTPYSVLGSCFTTMGVYLKAYTDYVKNFDFGLQRICQCGKDSKFTAFIKAAEEKTVPRSRLESLLITPVQRIPRYVLLLQDLLKHTEVSHPDFPHLTKALELVKNIAMSINDTKRQSDNSLKVVEVQNKLIGKCPNLVIADRRYVYEGYILVGDVSSKSKRVYVFLFNDILIFSKPTTNKIFNSKTKFKFLKCEDLFPSPMLTDIPNNPLWTNCFEIILQSVELKFFAETPESKVVWLSQLQKVFSDIGTQQIKNEKLVNYKKAEEKANDFKKFIDYQYTSLKLKGKTGRGATMSLNNMEDAIPSSPTPQPQTQPQSNNEVSENGNGLDVQNEQPQLIQQQSSPSLSNSASSTPSPQNQSPQLQSQTDPQLRQYPNLLRQTTFHKMSYQTRMEAIKDAEEQTNILKQEEQTKQELLKQEEQTKQDLLTKQTNEENKKTHKDQLNEIYKSGTGSGMVGTVGRSFFKPANNGGIAGGENVEPSNEQKYETLKGTKATTSAPSLNKIFSIVSSTSKEKEKEKEKEKEKEKEKERERKQTMQKSSLNLKALNSELSSLNNNNNNIIKK